CCTTTAGTCATAGCAGGCTGGTGCAGATATCTGATGGGGATTGATGATGAAGGAAATCAAATGGATTTAAGTCCTGATCCGCTTTTGAATGATTTAAAATCTCACGTATCAAATATCAGGCTTGGCGATGTTGACTCCGTAAAAGACAACTTAAGGCCCATTCTTTCAAACAAAGAAGTATTTGGACTTGACTTATATGAGGTTGGCTTGGGAGAAAAGGTAGAAAGCTACTTTAAAGAACTGATTTCTGGTACTGGTGCAGTAAGAAATACCCTTAAAAAATATCTTGAATGCTAAATATAAAATGAATTCGTGAGTGCAGAGGAAAATTTCTTCTGCACTTATCTTCATTTTTATATATCTATTTTATGTTATTGTGGAATTAATAAAAATATGTGATAATTTATTTATAAAATATCTATTGAACGAAGTAAGGGTGATTATTTTGGTCAACATAAGAGATGTGGCTAGATACTGCGGAGTTTCAGCCATGACTGTATCGAGAGCATTGAATAATAGCAATCAGATATCACAAGCTACAAAAGAAAGAATATTGAAAGCATGTGAAGAATTGGGATACAGGCCTAATTTTGCAGCTAGAAGCCTTGTCACAAAGAAAACCAACATGATAGGACTTATCATTCCTGATATAACAAATCAATATTATTCACACGTAAGCAAAGGTGTAAGCTCATATCTGAGTTTGCAAGGTTATGGACTTTTGCTGTGCAACAGCGATAGAAGAAAAGATGATGAGATAAGATATTTGAATTTCCTTGCGGAAGGAAGAGTTGATGGAATAATTATTTTGCCTGTGCAGCCAAGGAAAGAAGACTATGAAGGTATAGCGAATGAAATACCATTTGTGATGGCAGATAACTATGTGGAAGGGCTTGACGTAAGCTTTGTTGGCAATGACAACTATCATGGAGCATCAGAAATTATAAGTCACATGATAAAACAGGGATTTAAAAGGATTGGAGTTATACTGGGGTCTAGCAGCTCTAGTGCCTCTAATGAAAGGTTTAAAGCGTATAAAGATGTTTTGAAGAAAAATAATATAGAGCTCGATAATGAAATTGTTTTAAATAGCAATGCTACATTTGAAGATGGCTTTAACTTGACAAAAGTGCTTATTGAGAAAGGCGTTGATAGCATTTTTGCAATAAATGACACGGTGGCTTTAGGAGTTGTAAAATATTGTTATTTAAACAATATCAGGATACCTGAGGACATAGGAGTTGCCGGATATGACAATATTGAGCAATCATCAATGCTGCCTGTGCCATTGACGACGGTAGATCAAAATGGCAATCAACTGGGGAAAGTTGCAGCTGAAACTTTATTAAATCTATTAGCAGATGAAAGTACGGTACCAAAAAAGATCATACTTAAACCTAAATTGGTGATCAGAAAATCTTTAGGAGAAAATATTTAGCGTTATTGACTATTCTCTAAATAAGGGGTATACTTAATTTGGAACATTTCGTTAATGGTAACACTCTGAAATGATAAATTAAGAGGAGGCTTTTAATATGGAAGTAAGGTATGCAAGTCATTATGAAGACGTTAAGCATTATGACACAACTGAGTTAAGAAAGCATTTTCTAATTGAAAATTTATTTACACCAGGTAAGCTTTATATGGTGTACAGTCATGTAGACAGGATAATCGTAGCAGGTGCTGTTCCGACAGATAAGCCACTATACTTAGAGGCAAGCAAAGAATTGGGCTCTAATTATTTTTTAGAAAGAAGAGAGATGGGAATAATTAATATAGGTGGAACAGGCATTGTGAATTTGGACGGTGAAAGGTATGAATTAAATAACAGCGATGGATTGTACGTGGGCATGGGCATAAAAGAAGTCAGCTTTGAAAGCTTGGACGCAAATAATCCAGCAAAATTCTATATAAATAGTGCGACTGCACACAAGAGTTATCCTACTGTAAAAATAGGCTTAAGTGAGGCTAACAAAGTAAAAGCCGGTACAGATGAAGAATGCAATAAAAGGACAATAAATCAATATGTACATCCTGCAGTGTGTCAAAGCTGTCAATTAGTCATGGGTATGACGATATTAGAGCCTGGTAGCATATGGAATACGATGCCGTGCCATACCCACGATAGGAGAATGGAAGTTTATTTGTATTTCAATATGGACGAAGATAATGTAGTATTCCATTTCATGGGTACACCAAATGAGACGAGGCATATTGTTGTTAAAAATGAGCAAGCGGTTATATCACCAAGCTGGTCAATTCACTCAGGCGTAGGTACAAAAAACTACACATTTATTTGGGGAATGGTTGGAGAAAATCAGACGTTTACTGATATGGATGAAATACCTACAAAAGATTTGAGGTAAGAGAAGTATTTCGGTAATATGTCAAGGGGTGATTTAAAAAAATTAAAAAATTTTTTTAAAAAAATAGCTAAAAAAGAGCATAACAAAGCTAACCATTACTAAAAACAGCAATGGGAATATATGTTAATTATGGTAATGGGATATTATGTTATTCTTTACAATCATCTCCTTTCATTGCTGGTGGTTTATAAAGTTTTTCTTCGCGCAGCAGAGCAAAGACTAACCTTACAGCTTTGCGTGCCGTTAAAACTAAAGCACGTTTGTGTTTATGAGTTTTACCTTCATTAAATTTGCGAGCATAGTATTGCGAAAACTCAGGACAATATTTCCTAAGTTGGTCGGCTGCTTGAATAAAGTAATATCTGAGATACTCATTACCAGTGCGTTTTAAATATGTGTCCTCCGCTTTAAAATCCGCAGACTGGTATTCTGACCAATATATGCCGGAAAACTTTGCAAGGGCATTATCATTATCAAACCTTGATATTCCGCCTATCTCAGATATTAGGCCAGCTGCTATAGTTGGACCAATGCCATTTACTGAAGTAAGACAAAGAAATTGATTCTTAAATCCTTTGACTTCATTGGCAATGGTCTTTTCAGAAGCTTTCTTCTGCTTTTCAAGATACTGTATATTATCAAGACAAGACTTGATAACAAAATTCAAAGAATCATTTACATTAGCGTTGATTCTATAAGATTTGCGTACAGCATCTTGGAGTAATTTAGCCGTAGCATTAGGGTCATTAAAATGGTCTCTGCCTTTATCAACTAAAAAGGCAATAAGATCTTCAAGCGGTCGAGCCGCAATATCATCAAGGGTTAAAAACTCATTAAATATTTCAGTAGCAGCCGTACCAAAATTATTACTAAAAACTTTAATCTGACATAAGCCACTAAATTTAAGAAACAGATTACTTAGGAAATAATTTTTCTCCCTGACAATACTATCAACAATGTGAAAGCGATGGCGGGTAAGCCTTTGGAGAGCAAGGTATCTAAAATCTACAGGACAAGATTTAGGAAGCCTTCCAAACCTTAATTTTTCAGCAATAGCAAAAGCATCAACCCAGTCATTCTTAGGCAAATCGCCAAGAGACTTTTTAAAAGCCTTGACAGTATTAGCATTAAAAGTAGTTACAGAAGGATTAAAAGGCTTCAAGGAAGCATGGTCAGCTAAATAATACTGAATATGCCAACCATAGACTGAAGTAGATTCTAGACCAATAAAAACCTTCTGAATGTTGTATTTATTACAACAATTCAAGATATGAGACACTAAAATATCGCAACCAGAAGGATTATTATCTACAGAAAAACGAGAGCAAGCATCATTACCGTCTTGGTCGAGAATATGAACCTTGACATCATCCAAGCTTATATCCATGCCTACAAAAAGTTTATTCAAAGCTATGGCACCTCCTTTCAAAGGTAATGGTGTAAATGAAAGTTAATTTGAGATAACTGTGGGCCAGATTATGTAGCAACCTCGCAATTAGCTATTAGTATATAAACATGAATCCTCTGCTGCCAGGGGTTTATATACGACAAAGCAGATTTCGCGTGAGAAAAGGCAAATCTGGTGTAGGGACCATACTTTAAAGAGCGGAAAAACCGCATGGAGGACAAAAGCCTGTCCCATATTAACTTTACAGTATAATAATGCTACAAGTTATCTCAAAAGTAAACATAAAGGCCGTAAAATAAAAGATGTGGCGGCCTGTGCCATGTACTTAATTTGATATTTTAGATACATGGCAATAGATGTGATTTCAAAATGGTGGTTTAAAGCAAAAAAGGTAATTTCCAATTATCAATGTGCTTTATTAAATTTTAAGAAGTGAGACAAATTTATTGTCTACGAAAATAATTATACGAGGAGGTAAAACATGTACAATATTACAGACTTTTCAATGGACTTTTTTAGACTAGATGGCAAAGTTGCCATAGTTACAGGTGGCAATACCGGATTAGGGCAAGGATATGCCGTTGCACTTGCGAAGGCAGGTGCTGATTTATTCATCGTTACTCATAATGACCGCTTTGATGAAACGAGGGAACTTATTGAAAAAGAAGGCCGAAAGGTAGAATTCTTCCAGACAGATTTATCGGTTAGAGAGAATATAAATGAAGTTGTAGACAAGTGTCTTGAGTCTTATGGTAAGATAGATGTGCTTGTCAATAATGCAGGTATAATAAAGAGAGCACCGCTTCTTGAGTACAAAGATGAAGATTGGAAGGCAGTTCTCGACATAAATTTGAATGCAGTTTATTATTTAAGTCATGAGGTAGCAAAAGTTATGGTAAAGCAAGGCAGCGGCAAAATTATAAACATAGCTTCAATGCTTTCATTTCAAGGTGGAAAATTTGTTCCGTCATATACAGCATCAAAGCACGGCGTAGCGGGTATAACAAAAGCTTTTGCGAATGAATTGGCTGATAAAAATATACAGGTAAATGCAATAGCACCAGGATATATTGAGACAAACAATACAGCTCCAATAAGGGCTGATGAAAATAGAAACGCAGAAATACTTTCAAGGATACCTGCAGGAAGGTGGGGTTATCCATTTGACGTGATGGGCGCTTTAGTATTTTTGGCAAGTAAAGCTTCAGACTACGTAAATGGGCATATATTAGCTGTAGATGGCGGTTGGCTTGTAAGATAGGAAAGGCATGGCAAAATGCCGTGCCTTTTTTGGGTGCTTTATAAAAAATTTTAATTAAATACTTGACGTTCGATGATAAAGATGATACAATTTCTCTTAAGAGAAAGGATTATTTTTGTTGAGAATATACAATGAAAGTTTTTATTTGTACGATTAATTAGAACATTTAATTAAGTGGGGTGTTGTATGCGTTTTAATAAATTAATGTTTTTAACTAATTATTAAACCTAATTGTGACAAAATATTAATATCTTTATGTTGAAAAAGTTTAAAATATCAGGTAATATACAATTACAGAAAGTTACTTAGATTAAATTTAATTTCTGTGGAAACGTTGAA
The nucleotide sequence above comes from Thermoanaerobacterium sp. CMT5567-10. Encoded proteins:
- a CDS encoding LacI family DNA-binding transcriptional regulator, producing MNEVRVIILVNIRDVARYCGVSAMTVSRALNNSNQISQATKERILKACEELGYRPNFAARSLVTKKTNMIGLIIPDITNQYYSHVSKGVSSYLSLQGYGLLLCNSDRRKDDEIRYLNFLAEGRVDGIIILPVQPRKEDYEGIANEIPFVMADNYVEGLDVSFVGNDNYHGASEIISHMIKQGFKRIGVILGSSSSSASNERFKAYKDVLKKNNIELDNEIVLNSNATFEDGFNLTKVLIEKGVDSIFAINDTVALGVVKYCYLNNIRIPEDIGVAGYDNIEQSSMLPVPLTTVDQNGNQLGKVAAETLLNLLADESTVPKKIILKPKLVIRKSLGENI
- the kduI gene encoding 5-dehydro-4-deoxy-D-glucuronate isomerase — translated: MEVRYASHYEDVKHYDTTELRKHFLIENLFTPGKLYMVYSHVDRIIVAGAVPTDKPLYLEASKELGSNYFLERREMGIINIGGTGIVNLDGERYELNNSDGLYVGMGIKEVSFESLDANNPAKFYINSATAHKSYPTVKIGLSEANKVKAGTDEECNKRTINQYVHPAVCQSCQLVMGMTILEPGSIWNTMPCHTHDRRMEVYLYFNMDEDNVVFHFMGTPNETRHIVVKNEQAVISPSWSIHSGVGTKNYTFIWGMVGENQTFTDMDEIPTKDLR
- a CDS encoding IS110 family transposase encodes the protein MDISLDDVKVHILDQDGNDACSRFSVDNNPSGCDILVSHILNCCNKYNIQKVFIGLESTSVYGWHIQYYLADHASLKPFNPSVTTFNANTVKAFKKSLGDLPKNDWVDAFAIAEKLRFGRLPKSCPVDFRYLALQRLTRHRFHIVDSIVREKNYFLSNLFLKFSGLCQIKVFSNNFGTAATEIFNEFLTLDDIAARPLEDLIAFLVDKGRDHFNDPNATAKLLQDAVRKSYRINANVNDSLNFVIKSCLDNIQYLEKQKKASEKTIANEVKGFKNQFLCLTSVNGIGPTIAAGLISEIGGISRFDNDNALAKFSGIYWSEYQSADFKAEDTYLKRTGNEYLRYYFIQAADQLRKYCPEFSQYYARKFNEGKTHKHKRALVLTARKAVRLVFALLREEKLYKPPAMKGDDCKE
- the kduD gene encoding 2-dehydro-3-deoxy-D-gluconate 5-dehydrogenase KduD; this translates as MYNITDFSMDFFRLDGKVAIVTGGNTGLGQGYAVALAKAGADLFIVTHNDRFDETRELIEKEGRKVEFFQTDLSVRENINEVVDKCLESYGKIDVLVNNAGIIKRAPLLEYKDEDWKAVLDINLNAVYYLSHEVAKVMVKQGSGKIINIASMLSFQGGKFVPSYTASKHGVAGITKAFANELADKNIQVNAIAPGYIETNNTAPIRADENRNAEILSRIPAGRWGYPFDVMGALVFLASKASDYVNGHILAVDGGWLVR